The nucleotide window TGTCCCTATCGTTCGCGTTTTTTCGACCTCTTTCGAGAGGCGCTTTGCGGCATTCATCTTGCATCGAAGGTTTTTCATCGCTGTGGCTTGCTTAGCAAGGCCTCGGTTGATGATTTGTTCAGGCGTTGCAAGAAGGACCTGGAAAGCTGAAGCGCCGGTCCTTGAGAAGGGTGAACCATGTCTCGGGAAGTAACTGTTACCGATCGCTATGTGAGTTTTATCGGGATTGAATGCGACCGCAATGCGGAAAGGATTGTCGAGTATATTGAACGCCTCGCGCAGGGTCCGGCCAAGGACAATGCCTATTGGCAGGCTTTTCTGGCCAAGATCGAGAAAAGCCGGTCGGGCGACACGGCAACGGGGGACGCTCTGTTTCTGGTTCATTCATATATCAACCTCATTCGCGATCTGTTCGAAGACTATGATGATGATGAGGCGGCGGCTCTGCTCGAAAAGGTGGAGATCGAATGCTGTTGAGCTCGATCTGAGGAAAATCACGTCATGACAGCGTCGTGATTTGCCGTGATTTGAAAATCATTTAGGCTGTTCTTAAGTGCAAGCAGATCTTGTCTGGCTCGTGAGTGTTTCTATCTATAGAATATTCGGCAGGAGTCCGGCGACGGAGCCTTGATATTGTGTGACTTCGAACCACTCGGGAGCATGAGATAGATGACAGCTAGAAAGATTCTGCTGGTTGATGACGACACCGAACTGCGTGAAGCATTGGTCGAACAGCTGTCGCTCTATGAGGAATTCGAGATCACGCAGGAAGACTGCGCTGCCGACGCGTTGCGGGCAGCCCGTTCGGATCACTATGATCTGCTGATCGTCGATGTTGGGTTGCCGGACATGGATGGCCGAGAGGCCGTCAAGTTGTTGCGTAAGGGTGACTTCCGGGCACCGATCATCATGTTGACCGGTCATGATACGGACTCGGATACCATTCTGGGGCTGGAAGCCGGTGCCAATGACTATGTCACCAAGCCATTCCGGTTTGCTGTGCTGCTGGCCCGTATCCGGGCCCAATTGCGCCAGCATGAGAATAGCGAAGATGCGACCTTCACGGTCGGTCGGTTCACTTTCAAGCCTGCGTCGAAGATTCTGGCCGACGAATCAGGCGGCAAGGTGCGATTGACGGAAAAAGAGACCTCGATCCTGAAATATCTCTATCGGTCGGGGGACAAACCGGTCAGTCGCGATGTGCTGTTGCACGAAGTCTGGGGCTACAATTCCGGTGTGACAACTCACACCCTGGAAACACACATCTATCGCCTGCGGCAGAAAATAGAGAAAAACCCCTCCAATGCCGAATTGCTGATTACGGAATCGGGCGGATACAAACTGGTGCCGTGAGGCTCTTCTTTCGGGAAGTGACCTTAAGATGCCACCGGCAAGAGCCTGATGCTGCTTGACATGCTGCGATAGAACTCGCCTATAGTGAGGCAGTTCTATCGAATTCTCATCGGGTTGAAAGACGTCTATGAGCCTGACAAGTGATATCGACCTGCTCAAGCGGGTCTCCTTCTTCAATGATTTTGACAATGACCAGTTGCGTCTGTTGGCCTTTGGTGCCGAAATGCGCGCCTATCGTGCCAAGCAGGTGATTTTTCGGCAGGGCGATCTGGCCGATTCCGGCTTTGTCATCACTGAAGGGCAGGTTCGGATGACCATTTCGGCAAACGGGTTTGACGTGCAGAGCCAGATCCTAGGCGCTGGCAGCCTGATTGGGGAAATGGCGCTGATGGCAGAGACCCGCCGTTCCGCCATGGCCACCGCTATCGAAGATGTCAGGGTCATCCAGATCCGGCGTGTGACTTTCCGGCGCGTCATGGATGAATATCCCGAGCTTGCGGCGATCATTCATGATCGCGTTGCGGGACGGCTGGCCGGTCTGGTGGATGATCTTGAAAAGGTGCGGTCCAAACTCGGGAATGAGGCCGAGGGAGAGATGTCGCTTGAAGATGCTGAAGCCTTTGTCAAACGCGGATAGGGGACGCAAAAACGGTGTCTGAGATGTCCTATTGTCTGCGATCAGCCACACTTTCCGATCTGGAAGCCCTTGTCCATTTGAGTGAGCTGTCTTTTTCAAAGGGGCTTGTTGGCGCCTATGATACTGATCTGATTGAACAATCTGTTCCCTTTATCTCTCAGGTTTCTCAACCGCTTATTCAGTCCGGTCAGCTATATGTGGCTGAGGGAGATCAAGGTCTGCTGGTTGGGGCAGGGGGCTGGAGTCGTGACTATCATGGCGCGCCGGTCGTTGCTGGCGTTGGTCATATTCGGCAGTTTGTGGTGCATCCGGATTGGACGCGTCATGGCATTGGGCGCGCTCTTTTTGATTTCTGCCTGCAAGCGGCTGAGGGTGTTGTCCAGTTTGACTGTCAGGCGTCTCTGAGCGCCATTTCCTTTTACCGTTCTCTCGGGTTTGACGTGGTCGCCAAGGACGAAGTGATGCTGCCAAACGGAATCATCTTTCCCAGCTGCTTGATGCGCTATCGAAGATCTGCGACGGCTTGAAAACAAAAATAAACCCCGCCGGGCTGGCCGACGGGGTTTTTCTTTGTGCGAGTGGCAAGGCTTACCGGTTCTGGCGATTGTCAATCAGATCTTCGACAACGCTCGGATCCGCAAGGGTCGAGGTGTCACCCAGTGAGCCGAAGTCGTCTTCGGCGATCTTGCGCAGAATGCGGCGCATGATCTTGCCGGAACGGGTTTTCGGCAGGCCCGGCGCGAACTGGATGAGGTCTGGCGAAGCAATCGGCCCGATCTCATGGCGGACCCAGTCACGCAGTTCCTTGCGCAGCTCTTCGCTTTCCTCTTCGCCTTCCATCAGGGTGACATAGACATAGATGCCCTGACCCTTGATGTTGTGCGGATAGCCCACCACGGCGGCCTCGGATACCTTTTCATGGGCGACGAGGGCGCTTTCCACTTCTGCGGTGCCCATGCGATGCCCTGAAACGTTGATCACGTCATCAACGCGACCTGTGATCCAGTAATAGCCATCCTTGTCGCGGCGCGCACCGTCGCCGGTGAAATAATAGCCTTTGAAGGTCTCGAAATAGGTCGAGACGAAGCGATCATGATCGCCAAAGACCGTGCGCATCTGGCCCGGCCAGCTATCGGCGATGCAGAGCACGCCCTCACATTCGGTCTCAAGGACTTCGTTGCCCATGGTGTCGAGCATGACCGGCTGGACACCGAAGAAGGGTCGGGTGGCCGATCCGGGTTTAAGGTCGGTGGCGCCGGGCAGAGGCGTGATCAGGATGCCGCCGGTCTCGGTCTGCCACCAGGTGTCGACAATCGGGCAGCGCTTCTTGCCGACAACTTCATAATACCATTTCCAGGCTTCCGGGTTGATGGGTTCGCCCACAGAACCCAGAATGCGCAGCGAAGAAAGATCTGCCTTTTCAACATGTTCCGTGCCAGCACCCATCAGCGAGCGGATGGCGGTCGGGGCAGTGTAGAAGATGTTGACCTTGTGTTTCTCGCACACATCCCAGAAGCGGGAGGGTGACGGATAGGTCGGCACGCCCTCGAACATCAGGGTCGTGGCACCATTGGCCAGCGGGCCATAGACGATGTAGGAATGGCCGGTCACCCAGCCCACATCAGCCGTGCACCAGTAGATGTCGCCGTCGTGATAGTCGAAGACATATTGATGGGTCATCGACGCGTAGACCAGATAGCCACCGGTGGTGTGCACCACGCCCTTGGGCTTGCCGGTCGAGCCGGAGGTATAGAGGATGAACAGCGGATCTTCGGCGTTCATCGGCTCCGGTGGGCAATCGGCAGACGCCTTGGCGACCATGTCCTCATACCAGACGTCACGGCCATCAACCATTGGCACGTCGCCACCGGTGCGTTTGACCACGAGGGTCTTGACGGTGTGACCGACCTTTTCAAGGGCCGTATCGACATTGGTCTTCAGCGGCACCCTGCGGCCACCGCGCAGACCCTGATCGGCGGTCACAACCAGCTTTGCCTCGCAGCCGTTGATACGGTCGGCCAAGGCATCAGGCGAAAAGCCGCCGAAAACGATGGAATGGATGGCACCGATGCGGGCGCAGGCCAACATGGCGTAGGCTGCTTCCGGGATCATCGGCAGGTAGAGAATGACGCGGTCGCCCTTGCCAACGCCCATGTCCTTGTAGGCATTGGCCAGTTTGCAGACCCGTTCGTACAGCTGATTGTAGGTGATGTGCGCATCGTCTGTCGGATCATCACCCTCCCAGATGATGGCGGTCTGGTCGCCGCGGGTTTCCAGATGGCGGTCGATGCAGTTGGCGGCCACGTTCAGCTCACCGTCTTCGTACCACTTGATGGAAACATTGTGATAGTCGAAGGATGTGTTCTTTACGATGGTGTAGGGCTTGATCCAGTCGATGCGTTTGCCCTGCTCTGCCCAGAAGGCCTGCGGATCCTCCACGGACTGTTTGTACATCGACAAATAGGTGTCGTTGTCGATCAGGGCATGTGATGCCACATCCGCCGGTACAGGATAGACGTTCTCCGACATGCGTTCCTCCCAGAACTCGTCTATTGAAACTGTGCACCATAGTGGTGTGCTTGCTTGGTGCGGTGATGCTCGAAGGCTGTTTTTGCAAACTATTATGCTTAGGCGATAGCAGAGCATCTACTCGAGTGGTATTGCTCTTTGGTAGGTAATATGAACGTATTAGCGCCATTCGTATCTGGAGAAACAAGAAACCATCCCACCAATGGATGAGTGAATTTTGGTCTGGTGCCAATATTAAGAAAAACAGATGCCTCTTTCTTCCGTCTATTCTTTCCTGTTCTGAGCAGCTCTGGATATTCGCGAAGGTTATCTGGATTGTTTCTTTGAATTTACGAAAGATGCGGTCAATCATCCCAATGTCTAGGGGAAAACCCCGATGTCAAAAGTGGCCGGATTAACAAAAAGGCCACCGCGCTGCGCAGTGGCCTTGGTCTGATTTCTGATTGGGTATGATCGTGTGAGCGCTATTCCGCTGCAACCATTGCCTTTTCTGCTCGGCGTACCATGCCGTAGAGGTCACGCGGTTCGTCCGGATCGGCCAGCATGTCGAGGTCGTCATAGAAGCGGGTGCCCTTGATGACGTTGTGGACGTAGCGCAGCGCCGAGAAATCCTCGATGGCGAAGCCGACGGAATCGAACAGCGTGATCTGGCTTTCCGAGGTGCGGCCTTCTTCCTGCCCGGTCATCACTTTCCAGAGTTCCTTGACCGGATGATCCGGTGCCAACTGCTGGATTTCGCCTTCGATACGGGTCTGTGGCGGGTATTCGACGAAAATGTCCGATCGACGCAGGATGTCTGCATGCAATTCAGTCTTGCCCGGGCAATCGCCGCCGATGGCGTTGATGTGCTGGCCCGAGCCGACCATGTTGTCGGTCAGGATCGTGGCGCATTGCTTGTCGGCGGTGCAGGTGGTGATGATGTCGGCACCGGCCACGCATTCCTGATGGCTTGATGTGCGGATGACCTTGAGGCCTGAATCCCTGAGATTGAACTCGGCCTTGTCGGTGGCAATCGGGTCAATGTCATAGAGGCGTACGGTGTCGATGCCGCAAATGCGCTTGAAGGCCAGCGCCTGAAACTCGCACTGCGCGCCGTTGCCGATGATGGCCATGATCCTGGCATTTTTTGGCGCCAGATATTTGGCAGCCATTGCCGAGGTGGCGGCTGTTCTGAGGGCGGTGAGAATGGTCATTTCCGTCAGCAGCACGGGATAGCCGGTGTAGACATCGGCCAAAAGGCCAAAGGCCGTGACCGTCTGCAGGCCCTCCTTGGTGTTTTTCGGATGGCCGTTGACATATTTGAAGCCATAGACCTCGCCGTCGCTGGTCGGCATCAGCTCGATCACGCCTTCCTTGGAGTGAGAGGCGATGCGCGGGGTCTTGTCGAAGCTTTCCCACCGTTTGAAATCGCTTTCAATCTGGGCCGCGATCCCTTCGATGGCTTCTTCGACACCGATGGAGAGAATCAGTTTCATCATGTTGTCGACGCTGACGAAGGGGACGAGATTGAGAGAGTCTTTGCGGGGGGCTGTCATGTCAAAAGTTTCCTGAATATTTTGAGAAAACGGCAAGGCCTGCCGAAGCATCGGATGGGAACGCGGATCAAACGGCGCTCACCATCGCTTGATGGATTACGTCGGCCATTCAAGAATAGCGGGACAAATTTTCAGACAAAATGGCAAAACTCCTCAATAAATGATAAGCCATTATCAAAATTCAAAGCGAAAATTGCGCAAATCGATAATTTTCGCATTCTGTCGTGAGAGGAGCCAGAGCCAATGAACACGCAGCCTGCCAAGCATATTTTCGATCAGCTGGACAAGGATCTCATTTCCCTGCTGCGCCATGACGGGCGCGCACCCTTGTCCAAGCTCGCCGATATCCTGCATGTGTCGCGCGGTACGGTGCAGAACCGGCTGGACAGGCTGATGGAATCAGGGGCTGTGCTTGGCTTCACCGTTCGGGTGCGGGAGGACTATGAGCTGGATGGTATCCGGGCAATCATGCTGATCGAGGTGGTCGGCAAGTCGACCTCGCAAGTCATCCGCAAGCTTCGAGGCATGCCGGAGCTGCACACGCTGCACACGACCAACGGGGCTTGGGACCTCGTAGCGGAGATTCAGGCCGCCTCCCTGTCCGATTTTGATCGGGTGCTCAGGGAGGTGCGTCTTATCGAGGGAGTGCTGAACAGCGAAACCAGCATTCTGCTCAGTACGATCTGAGGGCCGGAACGATCAGGCGTCTTCGGATTTTTTGACCCATTTCCAGCCCGTGATCATCGGCTTGATCAGGTCTTCGTGCTTCCAGATCTTGTAGAAGGCGATGGTTGCGACATGGAGGGCGACGAGCAGCAGCAGAAGAGGCGCAAGGGTCTCGTGCAGGTCAATGGCAAGGCTGGCTGTGTCAGAGCTGACATATTGGGCGAGCGGGCCGACGTTGATGAAATCGTCCGGGTCGCCCATCAGCCCCGAAGCTACCTGTGCGATCAGCAGGCCCAGCAGGGCAAAGGCAGCCAGAGCGCCCATCGGGTTGTGACCGCGCCAATAGCTGGGCTTGCGTTCAAACATGCTGGCGGCATAGCCGAAGGTGGCCTTCGGGCCGTAAATGAAATGGGCAAAGCGGGCTGTCTTCGGGCCAATCAGGCCCCAGATCAGGCGAAAGGCAAGCAGAGCCACGACCGCATAGCCAAAATAAAAATGCAGGGTCATCACATCAGGGCCGAATTCGCCCAATCCCCACGCCGCAACAACGCAAATGACCAGCGCCCAGTGGAAGAGTCTGATCGCCGGGTCCCACAGGCGGACGCGTTCAAGCGAGGGGTCTTGTTCGGAATGTTCGGTCATGATGGTGGCTCGTCAATTTTGCGTAAAAAAATCAGACAACAGAGAGAGGAAAGAGCCGGGTAATATGAACCCGGCTCCGGGATGGATCAGTC belongs to uncultured Cohaesibacter sp. and includes:
- a CDS encoding Lrp/AsnC family transcriptional regulator; translation: MNTQPAKHIFDQLDKDLISLLRHDGRAPLSKLADILHVSRGTVQNRLDRLMESGAVLGFTVRVREDYELDGIRAIMLIEVVGKSTSQVIRKLRGMPELHTLHTTNGAWDLVAEIQAASLSDFDRVLREVRLIEGVLNSETSILLSTI
- a CDS encoding cytochrome b/b6 domain-containing protein, whose product is MTEHSEQDPSLERVRLWDPAIRLFHWALVICVVAAWGLGEFGPDVMTLHFYFGYAVVALLAFRLIWGLIGPKTARFAHFIYGPKATFGYAASMFERKPSYWRGHNPMGALAAFALLGLLIAQVASGLMGDPDDFINVGPLAQYVSSDTASLAIDLHETLAPLLLLLVALHVATIAFYKIWKHEDLIKPMITGWKWVKKSEDA
- the acs gene encoding acetate--CoA ligase; translated protein: MSENVYPVPADVASHALIDNDTYLSMYKQSVEDPQAFWAEQGKRIDWIKPYTIVKNTSFDYHNVSIKWYEDGELNVAANCIDRHLETRGDQTAIIWEGDDPTDDAHITYNQLYERVCKLANAYKDMGVGKGDRVILYLPMIPEAAYAMLACARIGAIHSIVFGGFSPDALADRINGCEAKLVVTADQGLRGGRRVPLKTNVDTALEKVGHTVKTLVVKRTGGDVPMVDGRDVWYEDMVAKASADCPPEPMNAEDPLFILYTSGSTGKPKGVVHTTGGYLVYASMTHQYVFDYHDGDIYWCTADVGWVTGHSYIVYGPLANGATTLMFEGVPTYPSPSRFWDVCEKHKVNIFYTAPTAIRSLMGAGTEHVEKADLSSLRILGSVGEPINPEAWKWYYEVVGKKRCPIVDTWWQTETGGILITPLPGATDLKPGSATRPFFGVQPVMLDTMGNEVLETECEGVLCIADSWPGQMRTVFGDHDRFVSTYFETFKGYYFTGDGARRDKDGYYWITGRVDDVINVSGHRMGTAEVESALVAHEKVSEAAVVGYPHNIKGQGIYVYVTLMEGEEESEELRKELRDWVRHEIGPIASPDLIQFAPGLPKTRSGKIMRRILRKIAEDDFGSLGDTSTLADPSVVEDLIDNRQNR
- a CDS encoding ornithine cyclodeaminase, which encodes MTAPRKDSLNLVPFVSVDNMMKLILSIGVEEAIEGIAAQIESDFKRWESFDKTPRIASHSKEGVIELMPTSDGEVYGFKYVNGHPKNTKEGLQTVTAFGLLADVYTGYPVLLTEMTILTALRTAATSAMAAKYLAPKNARIMAIIGNGAQCEFQALAFKRICGIDTVRLYDIDPIATDKAEFNLRDSGLKVIRTSSHQECVAGADIITTCTADKQCATILTDNMVGSGQHINAIGGDCPGKTELHADILRRSDIFVEYPPQTRIEGEIQQLAPDHPVKELWKVMTGQEEGRTSESQITLFDSVGFAIEDFSALRYVHNVIKGTRFYDDLDMLADPDEPRDLYGMVRRAEKAMVAAE
- a CDS encoding GNAT family N-acetyltransferase, which gives rise to MSYCLRSATLSDLEALVHLSELSFSKGLVGAYDTDLIEQSVPFISQVSQPLIQSGQLYVAEGDQGLLVGAGGWSRDYHGAPVVAGVGHIRQFVVHPDWTRHGIGRALFDFCLQAAEGVVQFDCQASLSAISFYRSLGFDVVAKDEVMLPNGIIFPSCLMRYRRSATA
- a CDS encoding cyclic nucleotide-binding domain-containing protein, coding for MSLTSDIDLLKRVSFFNDFDNDQLRLLAFGAEMRAYRAKQVIFRQGDLADSGFVITEGQVRMTISANGFDVQSQILGAGSLIGEMALMAETRRSAMATAIEDVRVIQIRRVTFRRVMDEYPELAAIIHDRVAGRLAGLVDDLEKVRSKLGNEAEGEMSLEDAEAFVKRG
- the cowN gene encoding N(2)-fixation sustaining protein CowN — protein: MSREVTVTDRYVSFIGIECDRNAERIVEYIERLAQGPAKDNAYWQAFLAKIEKSRSGDTATGDALFLVHSYINLIRDLFEDYDDDEAAALLEKVEIECC
- a CDS encoding response regulator transcription factor; translated protein: MTARKILLVDDDTELREALVEQLSLYEEFEITQEDCAADALRAARSDHYDLLIVDVGLPDMDGREAVKLLRKGDFRAPIIMLTGHDTDSDTILGLEAGANDYVTKPFRFAVLLARIRAQLRQHENSEDATFTVGRFTFKPASKILADESGGKVRLTEKETSILKYLYRSGDKPVSRDVLLHEVWGYNSGVTTHTLETHIYRLRQKIEKNPSNAELLITESGGYKLVP